A genomic window from Leishmania braziliensis MHOM/BR/75/M2904 WGS CADA00000000 data, contig 39, whole genome shotgun sequence includes:
- a CDS encoding ATPase beta subunit, putative, protein MAEYFRDVEGQNVLLFIDNIFRFTQANSEVSALLGRIPAAVGYQPTLAEDLGMLQERITSTTKGSITSVQAVYVPADDITDPAPATTFSHLDATTVLDRAVAESGIYPAVNPLECASRIMDPDVIDVDHYNVAQDIVQMLTKYKELQDIIAVLGIDELSEEDKVVVDRARKVTRFLSQPFQVAEVFTGMTGHYVQLSDTVESFSGLLMGSYDQIPEMAFYMVGGIKSVLEKAKAMAEEAAAMEKQRRARQASSTSDSQ, encoded by the coding sequence ATGGCCGAGTACTTCCGCGACGTGGAGGGCCAGAACGTGCTGCTGTTCATCGACAACATCTTCCGCTTCACGCAGGCGAACTCCGAGGtgtctgcgctgctgggccgCATCCCGGCCGCCGTGGGTTACCAGCCAACGCTTGCGGAGGATCTTGGcatgctgcaggagcgcattACGTCGACGACGAAGGGATCGATTACGTCTGTGCAGGCTGTGTACGTGCCTGCGGATGATATCACGGACCCCGCGCCCGCGACGACGTTCTCGCACCTGGACGCGACGACTGTGCTGGACCGTGCGGTGGCGGAGTCGGGCATCTACCCTGCCGTGAACCCGCTGGAGTGCGCGTCGCGCATCATGGACCCCGATGTGATCGACGTGGACCATTACAACGTTGCACAGGATATCGTCCAGATGCTGACCAAGTacaaggagctgcaggacatCATTGCGGTGCTTGGCATCGACgagctgagcgaggaggacaaggTCGTGGTGGACCGCGCGCGCAAGGTGACGCGGTTCCTGTCGCAGCCGTTCCAGGTTGCGGAGGTGTTCACCGGCATGACGGGCCACTACGTGCAGCTGAGCGACACGGTGGAGTCGTTCTCTGGCCTGCTGATGGGGTCGTACGACCAGATCCCGGAGATGGCGTTCTACATGGTTGGCGGCATCAAGTctgtgctggagaaggcgaaggcgatggcggaggaggctgcggcgatggagaagcagcgtCGCGCGCGCCAGGCCTCGAGCACCTCGGACTCGCAGTAG